In a genomic window of Pedobacter sp. KBS0701:
- a CDS encoding DoxX family protein, whose translation MLKKIENWGDHHHPKWLDYFRILLGLVLIWKGIDFYINMQTFSNLMRGAFLGTAISISLLAHFIIVLHLIGGLAITLGTYTRTFCLINLPILIGAVFFINISGGIFKPYSEFWFSVSVLVGLICFAIEGNGILSVEHEKILPKQAA comes from the coding sequence ATGCTTAAGAAAATCGAAAACTGGGGCGATCACCACCACCCAAAATGGTTAGACTATTTTAGAATTTTATTAGGCCTCGTTTTAATCTGGAAGGGCATTGATTTTTACATCAATATGCAGACCTTTAGCAATTTAATGAGAGGTGCTTTCTTAGGTACAGCAATAAGCATCAGCTTACTGGCACATTTCATTATCGTATTACACCTAATTGGTGGTTTAGCCATTACCCTGGGCACCTATACGCGTACATTCTGCCTGATTAATTTACCAATACTGATCGGGGCAGTATTCTTTATCAATATTTCGGGAGGCATTTTTAAACCCTACTCAGAATTTTGGTTTTCAGTTTCCGTATTGGTTGGATTAATCTGTTTTGCTATCGAAGGAAATGGAATTTTATCTGTCGAACACGAGAAAATCTTGCCAAAACAGGCCGCTTAA
- a CDS encoding response regulator has product MEEIIGTLIIKDTEDMDRSVVLLVDDNEDILDFISDDLDEKYHVLQARNGIEALEILQREIVQLIISDVMMPEMDGFEFCAKVKSTLELSHIPVILLTAKNSLQSKIEGLELGADAYVEKPFSPEFLQVQISSLLKNRNKIKEYFSNSPLLHLKSIAYSKADELFLEKLQDTINKNISNQDLDVEHLAEKMNMSRPTLYRKIKSISNLSPNELINLARLKKAAELLNEGLLKIYEISELVGYSSQSHFGRNFAKQFGMSPTDYLNSRITEKKKG; this is encoded by the coding sequence ATGGAAGAAATTATAGGCACGTTGATCATAAAAGATACTGAAGATATGGACAGATCTGTTGTGTTATTGGTTGATGACAATGAAGATATTCTTGATTTCATTTCGGATGATCTGGATGAAAAATATCATGTACTACAGGCCAGGAATGGGATTGAAGCTTTGGAAATCTTACAGCGTGAAATCGTTCAGCTCATTATCAGCGATGTGATGATGCCTGAGATGGACGGCTTTGAATTTTGTGCAAAAGTAAAATCGACCCTGGAGCTCAGCCATATCCCAGTGATACTGCTTACCGCAAAAAATTCATTACAATCTAAAATTGAAGGTTTAGAGCTTGGCGCCGACGCCTATGTTGAAAAGCCCTTTTCGCCCGAGTTTTTGCAGGTGCAGATTTCCAGTCTGCTTAAAAACAGAAACAAGATCAAAGAATATTTCTCCAATTCTCCCCTCCTCCACCTGAAAAGTATTGCCTATTCTAAAGCAGATGAGCTATTTTTGGAAAAATTACAGGACACCATTAACAAAAACATCAGCAATCAGGATCTGGATGTAGAGCACCTTGCAGAAAAGATGAACATGAGCCGGCCAACCTTATACCGGAAAATTAAATCTATTTCTAACCTCAGCCCCAATGAACTGATTAATTTAGCGAGGTTAAAAAAAGCTGCTGAACTTTTAAACGAAGGGCTATTGAAAATTTACGAAATTTCAGAATTGGTGGGTTATAGCTCCCAATCGCATTTCGGGCGGAATTTTGCCAAACAGTTTGGCATGTCGCCTACTGATTATTTGAACAGCAGGATAACAGAAAAGAAGAAGGGGTAA
- a CDS encoding two-component regulator propeller domain-containing protein: MKKLIILVCLLLSASLLLAQPYYFRHYQVENGLSNNTAFCSVQDGNGFMWFGTKDGLNRFDGYSFKTYRHDTEKAGSLGNDLISALHHDHEQTLWVGTNNGVYQYNPKKESFAIIAATKGMRITDLASDLRGNLWILSSFKIYLYQKRTRKIQVFGHNARFDASLVTILKDGSVWISTGKGTLEKYNPKTNSFQQFNINGKNAKTEYGWVSRIAETEDGNLLVGTTNQGVKLFNPVTLTSKNILKLNDDQTPIFVRDIKKTGPHEFWIATESGIYIYNDKSGAIIHLKKQYNNDYSLSDNAVYSICLDREGGVWTGTYFGGVNYYSSHTSLFTKYFPQKGTNSISGSDVREITKDQDGNLWIGTEDAGLNKLDVKTGVFKHFLPDGKPGSIAYSNIHGLLVDGDKLWIGTFEHGLDVLDLKTEKVIKHYQAGVGNALRTNFIVTFCKTRSGEILVGTINGIYLYNRKRDDFEPIAGLPFIFYDSVMEDSKGNIWAGSFNDGIFKFNLSRPGHVNYRNNPTDAKSLSHNSVNSIFEDSKQHIWVTTDGGGLCRFDQKIHQFKRYGIKNGFPSNYLFRIEEDAVNKFWISSTRGLIHFDPVTGLSKTYSKANGLLTDQFNYSSAYQDEEGRTYFGSVKGLISFNPANLKATNYEPPVFLTGFQINSLEIGLNGKDSVANTSIVYADTIELNHNQSSFSIDFAALSYLSPEMTEYAYKMTGLYKNWEYLKTNRKVYFTKLAPGNYIFEVKALVEGSSIWSTKNVKLLIKISPPFYLSPLAYLLYLIAISGIIFSLVRRYHRKIALKNSRRMEVFEHEKQKEVYQAKIEFFTNVAHEIRTPLTLIIGPMEKLIKQADAVPAIEKNLRIMGRNTDRLLKLTNQLLDFRKTETSEFSLNFVKADISEILKDIFLQFQPAAEQQDISYNLHLPEKKIHAYIDVEAFYKIISNLVDNALKYGKASVQIHLSLQDYDKFVVMVKNDGNRISKEIKDKIFEPFFRGKETEIKAGTGIGLSISKSLAQLHRGELYLDFNDGDFNIFVLELPIHQLIEFNLNGKWKKL; encoded by the coding sequence TTGAAAAAACTCATCATCCTTGTATGTCTGTTACTTTCGGCCAGCCTGCTTTTGGCCCAGCCTTACTATTTCAGGCATTACCAGGTAGAAAACGGGCTTTCTAATAATACGGCCTTTTGCAGTGTGCAAGATGGAAATGGCTTTATGTGGTTTGGCACTAAAGATGGGCTGAACCGGTTTGATGGTTATTCTTTTAAAACCTATCGCCACGATACCGAAAAAGCTGGCAGTTTGGGCAACGATCTGATTTCTGCACTTCACCATGATCACGAACAAACACTTTGGGTTGGTACAAATAACGGTGTGTATCAATACAATCCAAAAAAAGAAAGCTTCGCCATTATTGCAGCAACTAAAGGGATGCGGATTACAGATCTGGCAAGCGATCTGCGTGGAAATTTATGGATTTTATCTTCATTTAAGATATATTTATATCAAAAGCGTACCAGGAAAATACAGGTTTTTGGCCATAATGCACGGTTCGATGCCTCACTGGTAACCATTTTAAAAGATGGCAGTGTATGGATCAGTACCGGAAAGGGAACATTAGAAAAATACAATCCCAAAACGAATAGTTTTCAGCAGTTTAATATTAATGGAAAAAATGCCAAAACCGAATATGGCTGGGTATCCAGAATTGCAGAAACTGAAGATGGAAATTTATTGGTCGGCACGACCAATCAGGGTGTTAAACTTTTCAACCCTGTTACCTTAACATCAAAAAATATACTCAAATTAAACGACGACCAAACGCCAATTTTTGTTCGGGACATTAAAAAAACAGGCCCGCATGAGTTTTGGATTGCTACAGAATCGGGCATTTACATCTATAATGATAAAAGTGGAGCAATTATCCACCTTAAAAAACAATATAATAACGATTATTCTTTAAGCGATAATGCCGTTTATAGCATTTGCCTCGATCGCGAAGGAGGGGTTTGGACCGGCACCTACTTTGGAGGAGTAAATTACTATTCGAGCCATACTTCGCTGTTCACTAAATACTTTCCGCAAAAAGGTACAAATTCCATCAGCGGAAGCGATGTGAGGGAAATTACAAAGGATCAGGATGGTAATTTATGGATTGGTACTGAAGATGCCGGACTGAACAAACTCGACGTAAAAACAGGGGTGTTTAAACACTTTTTACCCGACGGAAAACCCGGAAGCATTGCCTATTCCAATATCCACGGTTTATTGGTTGACGGAGACAAGCTCTGGATTGGCACTTTTGAACATGGATTGGATGTTTTAGACCTGAAAACAGAAAAGGTGATTAAACATTACCAGGCAGGTGTTGGAAATGCCTTACGTACCAATTTTATTGTTACTTTTTGTAAAACGCGGTCGGGTGAAATTTTAGTTGGAACCATTAATGGGATTTATCTTTATAACCGCAAAAGAGATGATTTTGAACCTATTGCAGGCCTCCCTTTTATCTTTTACGATTCGGTTATGGAAGACAGTAAAGGTAATATCTGGGCGGGCAGCTTTAACGACGGTATATTTAAGTTTAATTTATCCAGACCAGGCCATGTGAATTATCGAAATAACCCAACCGATGCGAAAAGTTTAAGCCATAACAGCGTAAACAGTATTTTTGAAGATAGTAAACAGCACATTTGGGTAACTACCGATGGTGGCGGACTTTGCAGGTTTGATCAAAAAATACATCAATTTAAGCGTTACGGAATAAAAAATGGTTTCCCCAGCAATTACCTGTTCCGCATCGAAGAGGATGCAGTGAATAAATTCTGGATTAGTAGTACCAGGGGTCTCATCCATTTTGATCCCGTTACGGGGTTAAGTAAGACCTATTCTAAAGCCAACGGATTGCTTACCGATCAGTTCAACTACAGTTCTGCCTATCAGGATGAAGAAGGCCGAACCTATTTTGGAAGCGTAAAAGGGCTGATAAGCTTTAATCCGGCCAATTTAAAGGCAACAAACTATGAGCCCCCGGTATTTTTAACCGGGTTTCAGATCAACAGTTTGGAAATAGGTTTAAATGGGAAAGATTCTGTTGCTAATACATCGATTGTTTATGCCGATACCATCGAACTTAACCATAACCAATCATCTTTTAGTATCGATTTTGCTGCATTAAGTTATTTATCTCCTGAAATGACGGAGTATGCCTACAAAATGACAGGGCTTTATAAAAACTGGGAGTATTTAAAAACCAACAGGAAGGTTTATTTTACCAAACTTGCCCCGGGCAATTACATTTTTGAAGTGAAAGCTTTGGTTGAAGGAAGCAGCATCTGGAGCACCAAAAATGTTAAACTTCTGATCAAAATAAGTCCTCCTTTTTACCTCAGCCCCCTGGCATATCTGCTTTATTTGATCGCTATAAGCGGAATAATTTTCTCCCTGGTGCGAAGGTACCATCGAAAAATTGCATTAAAGAACAGCAGGCGGATGGAAGTTTTTGAACATGAAAAACAAAAAGAAGTTTATCAGGCGAAGATCGAATTTTTCACCAACGTCGCCCATGAGATCAGGACACCGCTCACCTTGATTATCGGACCGATGGAAAAACTGATTAAACAGGCCGATGCCGTACCCGCAATAGAAAAGAATTTACGCATTATGGGTCGAAATACGGATAGGTTGCTCAAATTAACCAACCAATTATTGGATTTCAGAAAAACCGAAACCAGCGAATTTTCATTAAACTTTGTAAAAGCCGATATTTCTGAAATCTTAAAAGATATATTTTTGCAGTTCCAACCTGCCGCAGAACAGCAGGATATTAGCTACAATCTTCATTTACCTGAAAAAAAAATCCATGCCTATATTGATGTGGAAGCTTTTTACAAAATCATCAGCAATTTGGTAGACAATGCCCTAAAATATGGGAAAGCTAGTGTACAAATTCACTTATCATTACAGGATTACGATAAGTTTGTGGTGATGGTTAAAAACGATGGGAATAGAATCTCTAAAGAGATTAAGGATAAGATATTTGAACCTTTTTTTAGGGGTAAGGAAACCGAAATAAAGGCGGGAACGGGAATAGGTTTATCGATTTCGAAATCACTTGCGCAACTGCATCGCGGTGAACTTTATTTAGATTTTAATGATGGTGATTTTAATATATTTGTATTAGAACTGCCTATCCACCAACTTATAGAATTTAACCTGAACGGAAAATGGAAGAAATTATAG